One genomic region from Actinomycetes bacterium encodes:
- a CDS encoding ABC transporter ATP-binding protein, with protein MSGAGPLLHLHDVSVALGGRTIWSDATFEIPMGAMVAIIGPNGSGKTTLLQLLLGLIPADSGSLEVLGATPRRGSSQIGYVPQNYTAANGEALRARDLVMLGLAGRRWGLRPTSPADRARVDDALRAVDAFEFSDRRMSELSGGQQQRVAIAQALVSDPAVLVLDEPLANLDLRNQREIVALLADLRASRAIGVLVVVHDLNPLLSVLTGAIYLLDGHAHYAGVDAVVSEELLTHLYGTRVRVVRTAQGDLFTRGG; from the coding sequence GTGAGCGGGGCCGGGCCGCTGCTGCACCTGCACGACGTGAGCGTCGCCCTCGGCGGGCGCACCATCTGGTCGGACGCCACCTTCGAGATCCCGATGGGGGCCATGGTCGCCATCATCGGGCCGAACGGCTCGGGCAAGACCACCCTGCTGCAGCTGCTGCTCGGGCTCATCCCCGCGGACAGTGGGTCGCTCGAGGTGCTCGGGGCGACCCCCCGGCGCGGCAGCTCGCAGATCGGCTACGTGCCGCAGAACTACACGGCCGCGAACGGGGAGGCACTGCGGGCGCGGGACCTGGTCATGCTCGGGCTGGCCGGACGGCGCTGGGGACTGCGGCCGACGAGTCCGGCCGACCGGGCCCGGGTCGACGACGCGCTGCGCGCGGTGGACGCCTTCGAGTTCTCGGACCGGCGGATGTCCGAGCTGTCCGGCGGCCAGCAGCAGCGGGTGGCCATCGCCCAGGCGCTGGTCAGCGACCCAGCCGTGCTGGTGCTCGACGAGCCGCTGGCGAACCTCGACCTGCGCAACCAGCGCGAGATCGTCGCCCTGCTGGCCGACCTGCGGGCCTCCCGAGCGATCGGCGTGCTCGTCGTCGTCCACGACCTCAACCCGCTGCTGTCCGTGCTCACCGGCGCGATCTACCTGCTGGACGGCCACGCCCACTACGCCGGGGTGGACGCCGTCGTCAGCGAGGAGCTGCTCACCCACCTGTACGGGACCCGCGTGCGGGTCGTCCGAACGGCGCAGGGTGACCTGTTCACCAGGGGCGGCTGA
- a CDS encoding PLP-dependent aspartate aminotransferase family protein — protein MDERHLSLDTLAVHAGREDFTALGVHAPPIDLSTTNPLPDIELGGRSYESMAGGGHPDPDGGAVYARLWNPTVARFESGLARLEHTEEAVAFSSGMAAMTAVVLAAMAESGGRHVVAVRPLYGGTDHLFGSGLLGTEVTFCHPHEIADCVRDDTCLVVLETPANPTLELTDIAAAAQAAAGRPLLVDNTFATPVLQNPVDHGAALVLHSATKYLGGHGDVIAGVVATDAQWAAALRRVRAVTGALLHPLAGYLLHRGLPTLPLRVRAQQSGAEKLTGWLTSHPAVERVYYPGLPECDPDQLVGRQLRGPGAMVAFELAGGYAQAAQVTERVRLFTHAVSLGGVDSLIQHPAALTHRPVPPEARPAANLLRLSTGLENPDDLIADLAQALHGAG, from the coding sequence ATGGATGAGCGGCATCTTTCTCTCGACACACTGGCCGTCCACGCCGGACGGGAGGACTTCACCGCGCTGGGCGTGCACGCCCCGCCGATCGACCTGTCCACCACGAACCCGCTGCCGGACATCGAGCTGGGCGGGCGCTCCTACGAGTCGATGGCCGGCGGGGGCCATCCCGACCCGGACGGCGGCGCGGTGTACGCCCGACTGTGGAACCCCACGGTGGCTCGGTTCGAGTCCGGGCTGGCCCGGCTCGAGCACACCGAAGAGGCCGTGGCGTTCTCCTCGGGCATGGCCGCGATGACCGCGGTCGTGCTCGCCGCCATGGCCGAGTCGGGCGGCCGGCACGTGGTCGCCGTCCGCCCGCTGTACGGGGGCACCGACCACCTGTTCGGCAGCGGTCTGCTGGGCACCGAGGTGACCTTCTGCCATCCGCACGAGATCGCCGACTGCGTGCGGGACGACACCTGCCTGGTCGTGCTCGAGACCCCGGCGAACCCGACCCTCGAGCTCACCGACATCGCCGCGGCGGCGCAGGCCGCGGCCGGGCGGCCGCTGCTGGTGGACAACACCTTCGCCACCCCGGTCCTGCAGAACCCGGTCGACCACGGCGCCGCGCTCGTGCTGCACAGCGCGACCAAGTACCTCGGCGGGCACGGCGACGTGATCGCCGGCGTGGTCGCCACTGATGCCCAGTGGGCCGCCGCGCTGCGCCGGGTCCGCGCGGTGACCGGGGCGCTGCTGCACCCGCTGGCCGGCTACCTGCTGCACCGCGGGCTGCCCACCTTGCCGCTTCGGGTCCGGGCCCAGCAGTCCGGCGCGGAGAAGCTCACCGGTTGGCTGACCTCCCACCCGGCGGTCGAGCGGGTCTACTACCCGGGCCTGCCCGAGTGCGACCCCGACCAGCTGGTCGGCCGCCAGCTGCGCGGCCCCGGTGCCATGGTCGCCTTCGAGCTGGCCGGCGGCTACGCCCAGGCCGCACAGGTGACCGAGCGGGTGCGCCTGTTCACCCATGCGGTGTCCCTGGGCGGGGTGGACTCGCTGATCCAGCACCCGGCGGCGCTGACCCACCGCCCGGTCCCCCCGGAGGCGCGTCCGGCCGCGAACCTGCTGCGGCTGTCCACCGGCCTGGAGAATCCGGACGACCTGATCGCCGATCTGGCGCAGGCCCTGCACGGCGCCGGCTGA
- a CDS encoding zinc ABC transporter substrate-binding protein, whose amino-acid sequence MAAVPVLLAACSSGPSTSSATGSSDCPVTPVTVVVSVNQWGDIVSQLGGSCARVQTIVASSAVDPHDFSPSPSDLAKFTGAALVVVNGAGYDTWATQVLATVSPRPAVVDAGNVVGVSSGANPHLWYSPDYVTRTADAVTVELQALAPKASAYFAAQHTAWQASMKPYFDVIASIKAAAAGKTYGATESIFDYMAVALGLVNKTPQGYQNAATNGSEPAPGDVLAFQQLLASRQLDVLIFNTQTVGAVPDQIRQAATSASVPVVAITETVAPGATSFVGWQVAQLTALAKALGVSA is encoded by the coding sequence ATGGCCGCCGTCCCCGTGCTGCTGGCCGCGTGCTCGTCCGGTCCGTCCACGTCGTCGGCCACCGGGTCGTCGGACTGTCCGGTCACCCCGGTCACCGTGGTGGTCAGCGTCAACCAGTGGGGCGACATCGTGAGCCAGCTCGGCGGGAGCTGCGCGAGGGTGCAGACGATCGTCGCCAGCTCGGCGGTCGACCCGCACGACTTCTCCCCCAGCCCCTCGGACCTCGCCAAGTTCACCGGTGCCGCGCTCGTCGTGGTCAACGGGGCTGGCTACGACACCTGGGCCACGCAGGTGCTGGCCACGGTCTCCCCCAGGCCCGCCGTGGTCGATGCCGGGAACGTGGTCGGTGTGTCCTCGGGGGCCAACCCGCACCTGTGGTACAGCCCCGACTACGTGACCAGGACGGCCGACGCCGTCACCGTCGAGCTGCAGGCGCTGGCGCCCAAGGCCAGTGCCTACTTCGCGGCTCAGCACACGGCCTGGCAGGCGTCGATGAAGCCGTACTTCGACGTGATCGCGTCGATCAAAGCGGCGGCGGCCGGGAAGACCTACGGCGCGACCGAGTCGATCTTCGACTACATGGCCGTGGCGCTGGGGCTGGTGAACAAGACCCCGCAGGGCTACCAGAACGCGGCGACCAACGGCAGCGAGCCCGCCCCCGGGGACGTGCTGGCCTTCCAGCAACTGCTCGCCAGCCGGCAGCTGGACGTGCTGATCTTCAACACCCAAACGGTGGGGGCGGTCCCGGACCAGATCAGGCAGGCGGCGACCAGCGCCTCGGTGCCCGTCGTCGCCATCACGGAGACGGTGGCTCCCGGCGCGACCTCCTTTGTCGGCTGGCAAGTCGCCCAGCTGACAGCGCTGGCCAAGGCGCTCGGGGTGTCCGCGTGA